Proteins co-encoded in one Odontesthes bonariensis isolate fOdoBon6 chromosome 24, fOdoBon6.hap1, whole genome shotgun sequence genomic window:
- the rnf8 gene encoding E3 ubiquitin-protein ligase rnf8 isoform X5, with protein sequence MDSVTPDSCAAEEDECSDTEVLCLMRVGRNSDWLRLFENTEITVGRGVDVTYQLISPKCPFMISRVHCTFKQGDDDQWTVTDTKSLNGVWVNGHRIPAYKAHLLRLGDSIQLGVPLTGTGVEFDYILVQRPLRDVKLYLAKGHREGAKTPHIPRKSKRKLAVEEVEASTSKPKLYRWSSADKSFGKPPPPPVKCQQQLSQTQPEKTTSSTQVQEEEQPSGGSSSPCDQNKLQMYRQNIQILREQAADIQRQIASLEVEPRHADPLRGERVQELQGQLETLRAKMHRMEMLRRSVSETKVQPEEQKTQQPEELLKKQLEEPLEAQKKEIVEPTLSRQAFEEILSAKNKELEVSKEEKEKARAQKEEVVTQVTEVLENELQCIICSELFIEAVILNCAHSFCLYCIKQWRKKKDECPICRQAIQSQTRCLALDNCIDGMVENLSLEMKARRQTLIIERKGER encoded by the exons ATGGATAGTGTAACGCCGGATTCATGTGCGGCTGAGGAGGATGAGTGTTCAGATACGGAGGTGTTATGTCTGATGAGGGTCGGAAGAAATTCAGACTGGCTTCGCTTGTTCGAGAATACTGAG ATAACTGTTGGACGTGGCGTGGATGTAACCTACCAGCTGATTTCTCCAAAGTGTCCTTTCATGATCTCCAGAGTGCATTGTACTTTCAAGCAAGGGGACGACGATCAGTGGACGGTGACAGACACGAAG AGTCTCAATGGTGTGTGGGTGAATGGACATCGCATACCTGCTTATAAAGCCCATCTTCTCAGGCTCGGAGACTCCATACAACTTGGAGTTCCTCTGACGGGAACTGGAGTAGAATTCGACTACATCCTTGTGCAGCGGCCGCTTAGAGATGTCAAACTCTATCTGGCAAAGGGACACAGAGAGGGTGCTAAAACACCCCACATACCCAGAAAGTCCAAGAGAAAGTTGGCCGTGGAAGAAGTTGAGGCTTCTACCTCGAAGCCTAAGCTCTACCGCTGGTCTTCTGCGGATAAGTCCTTTGGGAAGCCCCCTCCGCCTCCAGTGAAATGtcagcagcagctcagtcaaACGCAACCAGAGAAGACCACATCCAGCACACAAGTCCAAGAGGAAGAGCAGCCCTCTGGTGGCTCCAGCTCTCCCTGTGACcagaacaagctgcagat gTACAGGCAGAACATTCAAATTTTAAGGGAGCAGGCAGCTGACATCCAGAGGCAGATAGCGTCTCTCGAGGTAGAACCCCGACACGCTGACCCGCTTCGAGGTGAACGAGTCCAGGAGCTGCAGGGTCAGCTGGAGACACTCCGAGCCAAAATGCACCGGATGGAGATGTTAAGGAGGTCCGTTAGTGAGACAAAGGTGCAGCCAGAG GAGCAGAAAACACAGCAGCCAGAGGAACTTTTGAAAAAACAGCTGGAAGAGCCTTTAGAAGCG CAAAAGAAAGAGATAGTAGAACCCACCCTCTCTCGTCAAGCCTTTGAAGAGATTCTGTCGGCCAAAAACAAAGAACTGGAGGTGTCAAAG gaggagaaagaaaaggCGAGGGCTCAAAAAGAGGAGGTTGTTACACAAGTGACTGAAGTTCTGGAGAACGAGCTTCAGTGCATCATCTGCTCGGAGCTCTTCATCGAG GCAGTCATCCTGAACTGCGCTCACAGTTTCTGCCTTTACTGCATCAAGCAGTGGCGCAAAAAGAAAGACGAGTGTCCCATCTGCCGACAGGCCATCCAGTCCCAGACCCGCTGTTTGGCTCTTGACAACTGCATT
- the rnf8 gene encoding E3 ubiquitin-protein ligase rnf8 isoform X4: MDSVTPDSCAAEEDECSDTEVLCLMRVGRNSDWLRLFENTEITVGRGVDVTYQLISPKCPFMISRVHCTFKQGDDDQWTVTDTKSLNGVWVNGHRIPAYKAHLLRLGDSIQLGVPLTGTGVEFDYILVQRPLRDVKLYLAKGHREGAKTPHIPRKSKRKLAVEEVEASTSKPKLYRWSSADKSFGKPPPPPVKCQQQLSQTQPEKTTSSTQVQEEEQPSGGSSSPCDQNKLQMYRQNIQILREQAADIQRQIASLEVEPRHADPLRGERVQELQGQLETLRAKMHRMEMLRRSVSETKVQPEEQKTQQPEELLKKQLEEPLEAQKKEIVEPTLSRQAFEEILSAKNKELEVSKEEKEKARAQKEEVVTQVTEVLENELQCIICSELFIEAVILNCAHSFCLYCIKQWRKKKDECPICRQAIQSQTRCLALDNCIDGMVENLSLEMKARRQTLIIERKGESS; the protein is encoded by the exons ATGGATAGTGTAACGCCGGATTCATGTGCGGCTGAGGAGGATGAGTGTTCAGATACGGAGGTGTTATGTCTGATGAGGGTCGGAAGAAATTCAGACTGGCTTCGCTTGTTCGAGAATACTGAG ATAACTGTTGGACGTGGCGTGGATGTAACCTACCAGCTGATTTCTCCAAAGTGTCCTTTCATGATCTCCAGAGTGCATTGTACTTTCAAGCAAGGGGACGACGATCAGTGGACGGTGACAGACACGAAG AGTCTCAATGGTGTGTGGGTGAATGGACATCGCATACCTGCTTATAAAGCCCATCTTCTCAGGCTCGGAGACTCCATACAACTTGGAGTTCCTCTGACGGGAACTGGAGTAGAATTCGACTACATCCTTGTGCAGCGGCCGCTTAGAGATGTCAAACTCTATCTGGCAAAGGGACACAGAGAGGGTGCTAAAACACCCCACATACCCAGAAAGTCCAAGAGAAAGTTGGCCGTGGAAGAAGTTGAGGCTTCTACCTCGAAGCCTAAGCTCTACCGCTGGTCTTCTGCGGATAAGTCCTTTGGGAAGCCCCCTCCGCCTCCAGTGAAATGtcagcagcagctcagtcaaACGCAACCAGAGAAGACCACATCCAGCACACAAGTCCAAGAGGAAGAGCAGCCCTCTGGTGGCTCCAGCTCTCCCTGTGACcagaacaagctgcagat gTACAGGCAGAACATTCAAATTTTAAGGGAGCAGGCAGCTGACATCCAGAGGCAGATAGCGTCTCTCGAGGTAGAACCCCGACACGCTGACCCGCTTCGAGGTGAACGAGTCCAGGAGCTGCAGGGTCAGCTGGAGACACTCCGAGCCAAAATGCACCGGATGGAGATGTTAAGGAGGTCCGTTAGTGAGACAAAGGTGCAGCCAGAG GAGCAGAAAACACAGCAGCCAGAGGAACTTTTGAAAAAACAGCTGGAAGAGCCTTTAGAAGCG CAAAAGAAAGAGATAGTAGAACCCACCCTCTCTCGTCAAGCCTTTGAAGAGATTCTGTCGGCCAAAAACAAAGAACTGGAGGTGTCAAAG gaggagaaagaaaaggCGAGGGCTCAAAAAGAGGAGGTTGTTACACAAGTGACTGAAGTTCTGGAGAACGAGCTTCAGTGCATCATCTGCTCGGAGCTCTTCATCGAG GCAGTCATCCTGAACTGCGCTCACAGTTTCTGCCTTTACTGCATCAAGCAGTGGCGCAAAAAGAAAGACGAGTGTCCCATCTGCCGACAGGCCATCCAGTCCCAGACCCGCTGTTTGGCTCTTGACAACTGCATT